A single region of the Thioalkalivibrio nitratireducens DSM 14787 genome encodes:
- the ubiK gene encoding ubiquinone biosynthesis accessory factor UbiK → MIDPKNLDEMARRIGASLPESVRAFQRDVERQVRSTLHQGFERMDLVTREDFDVQVALLERTRAHLRELEDRIAALEAQPSIDDRGGSDIT, encoded by the coding sequence ATGATCGACCCGAAGAACCTTGACGAGATGGCGCGGCGCATCGGCGCCAGCCTGCCCGAATCGGTCCGCGCGTTCCAGAGAGACGTCGAACGCCAGGTCCGATCCACGCTGCACCAGGGTTTCGAGCGCATGGACCTGGTGACGCGCGAGGACTTCGACGTGCAGGTCGCGCTGCTCGAGCGGACACGGGCGCACCTGCGCGAACTGGAAGATAGGATCGCCGCGCTGGAAGCCCAGCCCTCGATCGACGACCGGGGCGGGTCGGACATTACCTGA
- a CDS encoding alpha/beta fold hydrolase has product MKPRALQAPTVVLIHGWGFSGAVWDSLRVLIEDLDPLVLELPGHGDAPGGAELADPRQVAQTLLRRLPSRVREPVWVGWSLGAVVALAAAARWTGPQRLVLVAGTPRFTRAPGWSCGLPPSDPAGFVDELGRDRGALERRFASLCAQGGRFPAQMRRLLAGQLRVRQAGLGGLRAGLDALARGDLRAAWAGLDAPVAAWLGQHDRLVPAELANRLSEMRPDARIRLVPGGHAAWLERPADLAHFLREVVA; this is encoded by the coding sequence ATGAAGCCGCGCGCGCTGCAGGCGCCGACCGTGGTGCTGATCCACGGCTGGGGGTTCAGCGGCGCCGTCTGGGATTCCCTGCGGGTGCTGATCGAGGATCTGGATCCGCTGGTGCTGGAGCTGCCCGGGCACGGTGACGCCCCGGGAGGCGCCGAACTGGCGGATCCGCGGCAGGTCGCCCAGACCCTGCTGCGCCGGCTCCCGTCGCGCGTGCGCGAACCGGTCTGGGTGGGATGGTCGCTCGGTGCGGTCGTGGCTCTGGCGGCCGCCGCCCGGTGGACGGGCCCGCAGCGCCTGGTGCTGGTCGCCGGTACGCCGCGTTTCACCCGCGCGCCGGGCTGGTCCTGCGGCCTGCCTCCCTCGGACCCGGCCGGTTTCGTCGATGAACTCGGGCGTGACCGGGGGGCGCTGGAGCGGCGCTTCGCTTCGCTGTGCGCGCAGGGCGGGCGGTTCCCCGCGCAAATGCGCCGCCTGCTGGCCGGGCAGCTGAGGGTCCGGCAGGCAGGCCTCGGCGGGCTGCGGGCGGGACTCGATGCGCTGGCGCGGGGCGACCTGCGTGCCGCCTGGGCCGGTCTGGATGCCCCCGTGGCCGCCTGGCTGGGTCAACACGACCGCCTGGTCCCGGCGGAACTCGCAAACCGCTTGTCCGAGATGCGCCCGGACGCTCGGATCCGGCTGGTGCCGGGTGGGCATGCTGCCTGGCTGGAGCGGCCCGCGGATCTGGCGCATTTTCTGCGTGAGGTGGTCGCTTGA
- a CDS encoding class I SAM-dependent methyltransferase: protein MVARPESSTPDGSRPRHEPAAEALALSARLHDRIRAAIKAGGGFLPFSRYMEMALYEPGLGYYVNGLRKLGADGDFVTAPELSPLFGAALAQWLGPVLDGTRCEILEFGAGSGRLAADVIQRLDDLGVRLERYRILEVSPDLRARQQSLLAARLGSERMVRVEWLDRLPAEPLQGVVLANEVLDAMPVELFAWREGRVLQRGVVTQDADNGLGFAERPAPPWLDRAVRDLQRQAGPWPDGYVSELRPAVPPWLRSVVDALAEGIVWIADYGYPRREFYAPERGAGTLVGYYRQQLVFDPFAWPGLMDLTASVDFTAVAEAAHSAGLEVLAYAAQGEFLLGAGLPALFEQAVAGNDDPRHIMQLAQQVRMLTLPGEMGERFQVMVLGSNCDLPPGGSFPDRRERL, encoded by the coding sequence ATGGTCGCTCGCCCAGAATCTAGCACACCCGACGGCTCGCGGCCGCGGCACGAGCCGGCTGCCGAAGCGCTCGCGCTTTCGGCGCGCCTGCACGACCGGATTCGCGCTGCGATCAAGGCCGGTGGCGGCTTCCTGCCGTTCTCCCGCTACATGGAGATGGCCCTGTACGAACCCGGGCTTGGTTACTATGTGAACGGGCTGCGCAAGCTCGGCGCCGACGGCGATTTCGTGACCGCTCCCGAGCTGTCGCCGCTGTTCGGTGCCGCCCTGGCGCAGTGGCTGGGGCCGGTTCTGGACGGAACCCGCTGCGAGATCCTGGAGTTTGGCGCGGGCAGCGGCCGGCTGGCGGCGGACGTGATCCAGAGGCTCGACGATCTCGGCGTGCGACTGGAGCGCTATCGAATTCTGGAGGTCAGCCCGGATCTGCGCGCGCGGCAGCAGTCGCTGCTCGCCGCGCGCCTCGGCTCCGAGCGCATGGTTCGGGTCGAATGGCTGGACCGGTTGCCGGCCGAGCCGCTGCAGGGCGTGGTGCTGGCCAACGAGGTGCTGGACGCGATGCCGGTGGAACTCTTCGCCTGGCGCGAAGGGCGGGTGCTGCAGCGTGGAGTGGTGACGCAGGATGCGGACAACGGTCTCGGCTTCGCAGAACGCCCGGCGCCGCCCTGGCTGGATCGGGCGGTGCGGGATCTCCAGAGACAGGCGGGTCCCTGGCCGGATGGGTACGTGTCGGAACTGCGCCCGGCCGTCCCGCCGTGGCTGCGCTCCGTAGTCGACGCGCTGGCGGAGGGAATCGTCTGGATTGCCGATTACGGTTATCCGCGCCGCGAGTTCTACGCACCCGAGCGTGGTGCCGGCACCCTGGTGGGCTACTACCGGCAGCAGCTGGTGTTCGACCCCTTCGCCTGGCCGGGTCTGATGGATTTGACCGCGAGCGTCGACTTCACTGCCGTCGCCGAAGCCGCGCACTCGGCGGGGCTGGAAGTGCTGGCCTACGCGGCGCAGGGAGAGTTCCTGCTCGGTGCCGGCTTGCCCGCGTTGTTCGAGCAGGCGGTGGCCGGGAATGACGATCCGCGGCATATCATGCAGCTCGCGCAGCAGGTGCGGATGCTGACGCTCCCGGGCGAGATGGGCGAGCGCTTCCAGGTGATGGTGCTCGGGAGTAACTGCGACCTTCCTCCCGGCGGCAGCTTTCCCGACCGGCGCGAACGTCTGTAG
- a CDS encoding YifB family Mg chelatase-like AAA ATPase, which yields MPIAMVNARAVDGIRAPLVRIETHLANGLPGFQIVGLPEAAVRESRDRVRAAIQTSGFEFPRRRITVNLAPADLPKDGGRFDLGIALGILAASAQVPQSALDRREFLGELGLDGRLRAVGGTLPASLAARDSEHQLVLGRDDGPEAALAGGADVVTADHLLEVCAALNGKAQLPAAEPPGLQPVAAPDLADVRGQHQARRALEIAAAGGHHLLMIGPPGSGKSMLASRIPGILPPLTEAEALETAAIHSLRGSEHLRHNWRCRPFRSPHHTASGVALVGGGPNPRPGEISLAHNGVLFLDELTEFDRRVLDVLREPLETGVIHISRAARHAEYPARFQLVAAMNPCPQGFDCDLAERCQCSPEQRARHRRRLSAPLIDRIDLAVEVPRLPTTALKPVPGEDEASASVAERVCAAHERQRRRQDGRLNTQLSGRELDVHAPLERGERVLLERAVDKFRLSARAYHRILRVARSIADLAGSETIRADHLAEALGFRALDRWRID from the coding sequence ATGCCCATCGCAATGGTTAATGCCCGTGCCGTCGACGGAATCCGAGCCCCACTGGTGCGTATCGAAACCCACCTGGCGAACGGGTTGCCGGGGTTTCAGATCGTCGGGCTGCCCGAAGCTGCGGTGCGCGAGAGTCGCGACCGCGTTCGCGCGGCGATCCAGACCAGCGGCTTCGAGTTTCCGCGCCGGCGCATCACGGTGAACCTCGCGCCTGCCGACCTCCCGAAGGACGGCGGGCGCTTCGACCTTGGAATTGCACTGGGGATTCTCGCGGCCAGCGCCCAGGTTCCCCAGTCGGCGCTGGACCGCCGTGAGTTTCTCGGGGAACTCGGCCTCGACGGCCGATTGCGCGCGGTTGGCGGCACGCTACCAGCAAGCCTCGCGGCTCGGGACAGCGAGCATCAGCTGGTACTGGGCCGCGACGATGGCCCGGAAGCGGCACTGGCCGGCGGTGCCGACGTGGTGACCGCCGATCACCTGCTCGAGGTATGCGCCGCACTAAACGGCAAGGCGCAACTGCCCGCCGCAGAGCCTCCCGGCCTGCAGCCAGTCGCCGCACCCGATCTGGCCGATGTGCGCGGGCAGCACCAGGCGCGGCGGGCACTCGAGATCGCAGCAGCCGGCGGGCATCACCTGTTGATGATCGGCCCTCCCGGAAGCGGCAAGTCGATGCTCGCCTCGCGCATACCGGGAATCCTGCCGCCGCTGACCGAAGCGGAGGCGCTGGAGACCGCCGCGATTCACAGCCTGCGCGGTTCCGAGCACCTGCGCCACAACTGGCGCTGCCGTCCGTTTCGCTCGCCACACCACACCGCGTCGGGCGTTGCACTGGTGGGCGGCGGCCCGAACCCGCGGCCGGGCGAGATCTCGCTGGCACACAACGGCGTGCTGTTCCTGGACGAACTGACCGAATTCGACCGGAGGGTTCTCGACGTGCTGCGCGAACCGCTGGAGACGGGTGTGATCCACATCTCCCGAGCCGCACGCCACGCGGAATACCCGGCCCGGTTCCAGCTGGTTGCCGCGATGAACCCGTGTCCGCAGGGCTTCGACTGCGACCTGGCCGAGCGCTGCCAGTGTTCCCCCGAGCAGCGCGCACGACACCGAAGGCGCCTGTCGGCCCCGCTGATCGACCGCATCGACCTCGCGGTCGAGGTGCCACGCCTGCCGACCACGGCGCTTAAACCGGTTCCCGGAGAGGACGAGGCTTCGGCCAGCGTCGCCGAGCGGGTCTGCGCCGCCCATGAGCGCCAGCGCAGGCGCCAGGATGGCAGACTCAACACCCAGTTGAGCGGAAGGGAACTGGATGTGCATGCCCCGCTGGAACGCGGAGAACGCGTGCTGCTAGAGCGGGCGGTCGACAAGTTCCGGCTATCCGCCCGCGCCTACCATCGGATCCTCCGCGTCGCGCGCAGCATCGCCGACCTGGCCGGCAGTGAGACGATCCGCGCGGACCACCTCGCCGAGGCGCTGGGCTTCCGCGCGCTGGACCGCTGGAGGATCGATTGA
- the ccoN gene encoding cytochrome-c oxidase, cbb3-type subunit I: MSETAATAGSVPASTAVPSEQYNYEIVKKFSIAAVIWGVLGMAAGVWIASQLAWPFLNFDIAQITFGRFRPVHTTLVIFGFGGNALFATSYYIVQRTCQTRLYGDKLALFTFYGWNLALVLGVITYMAGITQGREYAEFNWQIDILIAVVWVTYFWIYLMTLLRRSQPHIYVANWFFMAFILATALLHIFNNLQVPVSLTSPHSYSLFSGVQDAMTQWWYGHNAVGFFLTAAFLGMMYYFVPKQAGRPIYSYKLSIIHFWALVFLYMWVGAHHLHWTALPDWVSTLAATFSILLLLPSWGGMINGIMTLSGAWDKLRTDPIMLFLITALSFYGMSTFEGPMMSLKSVNALSHYTDWTVGHVHSGALGWVAMITFGSLYHLIPRLWNTQLFSLRLVYIHFFLATIGIVLYIVSMWVAGIGQGLMLRAFDQYGNLAYTFTESVVFLHKPYVVRAIGGGLFLLGMVIMAFNITVTILSAKRESRATEASRATAASAS; this comes from the coding sequence ATGTCTGAAACTGCAGCAACCGCCGGGTCCGTGCCGGCTTCGACGGCTGTTCCGTCGGAACAGTACAACTACGAAATCGTCAAGAAATTCTCGATCGCGGCGGTCATCTGGGGAGTGCTCGGGATGGCCGCCGGCGTCTGGATCGCCTCGCAGCTGGCCTGGCCGTTCCTGAACTTCGATATCGCCCAGATCACCTTCGGCCGCTTCCGCCCGGTCCATACCACGCTGGTGATCTTCGGCTTCGGGGGCAACGCGCTGTTCGCGACCTCGTACTACATCGTGCAGCGCACCTGCCAGACACGGCTGTACGGCGACAAGCTAGCGCTGTTCACCTTCTACGGCTGGAACCTCGCGCTGGTCCTCGGCGTGATCACTTACATGGCAGGTATCACCCAGGGTCGCGAGTACGCCGAGTTCAACTGGCAGATCGACATCCTGATCGCGGTCGTCTGGGTCACCTACTTCTGGATCTACCTGATGACCCTGCTGCGCCGCAGCCAGCCGCACATCTACGTCGCGAACTGGTTCTTCATGGCATTCATCCTGGCCACCGCGCTGCTGCACATCTTCAACAACCTGCAGGTTCCGGTCAGCCTGACCAGCCCGCATTCCTACTCGCTGTTCTCCGGCGTCCAGGATGCAATGACCCAGTGGTGGTACGGACACAACGCGGTCGGCTTCTTCCTCACCGCTGCGTTCCTCGGGATGATGTACTACTTCGTGCCGAAACAGGCCGGGCGCCCGATCTACTCGTACAAGCTCTCCATCATCCACTTCTGGGCGCTAGTGTTCCTGTACATGTGGGTGGGCGCGCACCACCTGCACTGGACCGCGCTGCCCGACTGGGTGTCGACGCTCGCCGCGACGTTCTCGATCCTGCTGCTGCTGCCTTCCTGGGGCGGGATGATCAACGGGATCATGACGCTGTCCGGTGCCTGGGACAAGCTGCGCACCGACCCGATCATGCTGTTCCTGATCACCGCGCTGTCGTTCTACGGCATGTCGACCTTCGAAGGGCCGATGATGTCGCTGAAGAGCGTGAACGCGCTGTCACACTACACCGACTGGACCGTCGGCCACGTACACTCGGGCGCGCTCGGCTGGGTAGCGATGATCACCTTCGGCTCGCTGTACCACCTGATCCCGCGGCTGTGGAACACGCAGCTGTTCAGCCTGCGGCTGGTGTACATCCACTTCTTCCTCGCCACGATCGGGATCGTGTTGTACATCGTGTCGATGTGGGTGGCGGGTATCGGTCAGGGGCTGATGCTACGGGCGTTCGACCAGTACGGCAACCTGGCCTACACCTTCACCGAGTCGGTGGTGTTCCTCCACAAGCCGTACGTGGTCCGGGCGATCGGCGGCGGGTTGTTCCTGCTCGGCATGGTGATCATGGCCTTCAACATCACCGTGACCATCCTTTCCGCCAAGCGTGAGAGCCGCGCGACGGAGGCCTCGCGTGCCACCGCCGCCAGCGCGTCCTGA
- a CDS encoding c-type cytochrome, which produces MADQQFKMDAGNKFLMVVSVLALAGAAAFLAYHLVNFLGQVGLGERDPAPAVTETVDERIAPVGRVEVAAVDEDEAPAEARPASEVYQSVCAACHDTGAAGAPLKTDRDEWQARLDEKGRDTLVTHAIDGFLAMPARGGDPNLSDEEVTASVDYMLSEAGLEVDADAAVEVAAVDEEADVPEAAPSDGDAERGEERYAACVSCHGAEGEGMGIFPKIAGQGADYIAERLGQYRAGETVGPNTALMAPHASGLSDEAIADLAAYIASL; this is translated from the coding sequence GTGGCTGATCAACAGTTCAAGATGGATGCGGGCAACAAGTTCCTGATGGTCGTGTCGGTGCTCGCGCTGGCGGGTGCGGCGGCCTTTCTGGCGTATCACCTTGTGAATTTTCTGGGACAGGTCGGCCTGGGAGAAAGGGATCCGGCGCCGGCGGTCACCGAGACGGTCGACGAACGCATCGCGCCGGTGGGTCGGGTCGAGGTGGCCGCCGTCGACGAGGACGAAGCGCCCGCGGAGGCACGCCCGGCAAGCGAGGTCTATCAGTCGGTGTGCGCCGCCTGTCATGACACCGGCGCGGCCGGCGCACCGTTGAAGACCGACCGCGACGAATGGCAAGCCCGCCTTGACGAGAAAGGGCGCGACACATTGGTCACGCATGCGATCGACGGTTTCCTGGCCATGCCTGCACGGGGTGGCGACCCGAACCTGAGCGACGAGGAAGTGACGGCTTCGGTCGACTACATGCTGTCGGAGGCCGGGCTGGAAGTCGATGCGGACGCCGCCGTCGAGGTCGCGGCGGTCGACGAAGAGGCGGATGTTCCCGAAGCCGCTCCCTCCGATGGCGACGCCGAGCGCGGCGAGGAGCGGTATGCGGCCTGCGTGAGCTGCCACGGGGCCGAGGGCGAGGGCATGGGCATCTTCCCGAAGATCGCCGGGCAGGGCGCGGATTACATCGCTGAGCGGCTCGGGCAGTACCGCGCCGGTGAGACGGTGGGGCCGAACACGGCGCTGATGGCGCCGCATGCGTCGGGTCTTTCCGACGAAGCGATCGCCGATCTGGCCGCGTACATCGCTTCGCTCTGA
- a CDS encoding pteridine reductase: MVLITGAARRIGAAIARTLHRAGINILLHYRGSREEAATLAAEMNEARPDSARLLQADLLDERATADLAERAVTEYGHLNYLVNNASTFYATPVGQITREHWDDLMGSNLKAPLFLTQACAPALKESRGAVVNIVDIHALRPLKDYPLYSAAKAGLWALTQAYARELGPEVRVNGVAPGAILLPEDMAAVGTHEAMVLRTALKREGDPSDIARTVLFLLREAPYITGQVIPVDGGRSASQ; this comes from the coding sequence GTGGTATTGATCACCGGAGCGGCCCGCCGGATCGGAGCGGCGATCGCCCGCACCTTGCACCGCGCCGGAATCAACATATTGCTCCATTATCGCGGTTCGCGCGAGGAGGCCGCCACCCTCGCTGCCGAGATGAACGAGGCCAGGCCCGACAGTGCACGACTGCTGCAGGCCGACCTGCTCGACGAACGGGCAACCGCCGACTTGGCAGAACGCGCGGTGACAGAATACGGGCACCTCAACTACCTAGTGAACAACGCCTCGACCTTTTACGCCACGCCGGTGGGTCAGATCACCCGCGAGCACTGGGACGACCTGATGGGATCGAACCTGAAGGCTCCGTTGTTCCTGACCCAGGCCTGCGCGCCGGCCCTGAAGGAATCGCGCGGCGCTGTGGTGAACATCGTCGACATCCACGCCCTGAGACCGCTGAAGGACTACCCGCTGTATTCCGCGGCAAAGGCCGGTCTGTGGGCCCTGACTCAGGCCTATGCCCGCGAACTCGGACCCGAGGTGCGGGTGAACGGGGTCGCTCCCGGGGCCATCCTGCTGCCGGAAGACATGGCGGCCGTGGGCACCCACGAGGCGATGGTCCTGCGTACCGCGTTGAAACGCGAAGGGGATCCCAGCGACATCGCCCGAACAGTGCTGTTTCTGCTGCGCGAGGCGCCCTACATCACCGGACAGGTGATTCCGGTCGACGGCGGCCGGTCGGCCTCGCAGTAG
- the plsY gene encoding glycerol-3-phosphate 1-O-acyltransferase PlsY — MDIAVLIIGMLLAYLLGSISSAIVVSRLLGLPDPRATGSGNPGATNVLRAGSKTGAALTLAGDAAKGWLPVFIALQSVHFPAWMVGLIALAAFLGHLYPVFFGFRGGKGVATALGVILAIHPLTGLLVLATWLLVAVIVRYSSLAALVAALAAPIYLALWHPEPWLIAAVGVMVLFLYLRHSTNIQRLLQGTEPRIGEKKPAANRGD, encoded by the coding sequence ATGGACATCGCAGTATTGATCATCGGCATGTTGCTGGCTTACCTGCTCGGCTCGATCTCCTCCGCGATCGTCGTCAGCCGCCTGCTGGGCCTGCCGGATCCGCGCGCCACCGGCTCCGGAAACCCCGGCGCCACCAACGTGCTGCGCGCCGGCAGCAAGACCGGTGCTGCGCTGACCCTCGCCGGCGACGCCGCGAAGGGCTGGTTGCCGGTGTTCATCGCACTGCAGAGCGTACACTTCCCGGCCTGGATGGTCGGGCTCATCGCACTGGCGGCATTCCTAGGTCACCTCTATCCGGTGTTCTTCGGCTTCCGGGGCGGCAAGGGTGTAGCCACCGCATTGGGCGTGATCCTCGCGATCCATCCGCTGACCGGGCTGCTGGTGCTGGCCACATGGCTGCTGGTCGCCGTCATTGTGCGCTACTCCTCGCTCGCCGCGCTGGTGGCCGCACTGGCGGCACCGATATACCTGGCCCTGTGGCACCCGGAGCCCTGGCTGATTGCAGCCGTCGGCGTGATGGTGCTGTTCCTGTATCTGCGTCACTCGACCAACATCCAGCGCCTGCTGCAGGGCACCGAACCGCGGATCGGCGAAAAGAAGCCGGCAGCCAACCGCGGCGACTGA
- the bioC gene encoding malonyl-ACP O-methyltransferase BioC, with product MSDGFEIDKTQVRAAFDRAAHDYDRHARLQHEVQQRLLERLHWIRLDPARVIDLGCGPGGALKALAQRYRKARVAGLDFAPGMALRARVQGRWFRRPWVICADMERLPLADASFDLAISAAALQWVADLDRVFAEVRRVVAPGGLWLFATFGPDTLRELRAAFASVDAGAATHVNAFIDMHDIGDALVRAGFADPVMDQERLTVTYPDFNALLRDLRGVGVRNALSGRSRGLLGPRRLRAVADAYASHYGEQGRLPASWEVVYGHAWVPAAPPPSRAPGHFIPIRAR from the coding sequence TTGAGCGACGGTTTCGAAATCGACAAGACTCAGGTGCGCGCGGCTTTCGACCGTGCCGCACACGACTATGATCGCCATGCACGGCTTCAGCACGAGGTGCAGCAGCGGCTGCTGGAGCGCCTGCACTGGATCCGACTCGATCCCGCACGGGTGATCGACCTCGGGTGCGGGCCGGGTGGCGCACTGAAGGCGTTGGCCCAGCGCTACCGCAAGGCCCGGGTAGCCGGGCTGGATTTTGCGCCGGGAATGGCGCTTCGTGCCCGTGTCCAGGGGCGCTGGTTCCGCCGGCCCTGGGTGATCTGCGCCGATATGGAACGGCTGCCGCTTGCGGATGCGAGCTTCGACCTTGCGATCTCGGCCGCGGCGTTGCAGTGGGTGGCCGACCTCGACCGCGTGTTCGCGGAGGTCCGGCGGGTGGTGGCGCCGGGCGGCCTCTGGCTGTTCGCGACCTTCGGGCCGGACACGCTGCGCGAGCTGCGTGCGGCGTTCGCCTCGGTGGATGCGGGAGCGGCCACCCACGTGAACGCGTTCATCGACATGCACGATATCGGCGACGCGCTGGTGCGCGCGGGCTTTGCCGATCCGGTGATGGACCAGGAACGCCTGACCGTGACCTACCCCGACTTCAACGCGCTGTTGCGCGACCTGCGCGGCGTCGGTGTCCGCAATGCGCTGTCCGGGCGTTCGCGCGGACTGCTGGGGCCGCGCCGGCTGCGCGCGGTGGCCGACGCGTATGCATCGCACTACGGCGAGCAGGGGCGGCTGCCTGCATCCTGGGAAGTGGTCTATGGTCACGCTTGGGTTCCGGCCGCGCCACCGCCCTCGCGGGCTCCGGGGCATTTCATCCCGATCCGGGCCCGGTGA
- a CDS encoding DUF1028 domain-containing protein, translated as MTYSIVARDQRTREMGVATQSQAFAVGSSVPWAMPGAGVIATQSIGEPMYGELGLDLMRSGLTAPEALDALRSIDPSPERRQVAMIDCSGALAAYTGDSCVASQDTT; from the coding sequence ATGACCTATTCAATTGTCGCGCGGGATCAGCGTACTCGTGAAATGGGCGTGGCCACGCAAAGCCAGGCGTTCGCGGTGGGAAGCAGCGTGCCGTGGGCCATGCCCGGGGCAGGCGTCATCGCCACACAATCGATTGGCGAGCCTATGTATGGAGAGCTGGGGCTCGATCTGATGCGCAGCGGCCTCACCGCGCCGGAAGCCTTGGATGCGTTGCGATCGATCGACCCTTCTCCAGAACGCCGTCAGGTGGCGATGATCGACTGCAGCGGCGCGCTGGCGGCGTATACCGGCGATTCCTGCGTCGCGTCGCAGGACACCACGTGA
- a CDS encoding DUF1028 domain-containing protein, with translation MVEVFENSTGSLALRLVEALKAAQSLGGDVRGQRSAALLVVRVERSGRPWRDNVVDLRVDDHPETVFELERMTRYSVRYHAAYGAFELALDGQAAAGLDLLDGSISTPHDEPELALLHATVLAKAGRVDEARRLLRQLARDAPAFVDTAHRFAAANVVESGLCKEILPET, from the coding sequence ATGGTCGAGGTGTTCGAGAACTCCACTGGCAGCTTGGCGCTACGTTTGGTCGAGGCACTGAAAGCCGCTCAATCACTGGGTGGTGATGTACGCGGTCAGCGTTCGGCCGCGCTACTGGTGGTGCGGGTTGAGCGCAGTGGTCGGCCCTGGCGCGACAACGTGGTGGACCTCAGGGTCGACGATCATCCGGAAACTGTGTTCGAACTGGAGCGCATGACGCGGTATAGCGTGCGCTATCACGCCGCGTATGGGGCGTTTGAGCTTGCACTCGATGGCCAGGCCGCCGCCGGGCTCGATCTGCTTGACGGGTCGATTTCCACCCCACACGACGAACCAGAGCTCGCTCTCTTGCACGCAACTGTGCTGGCCAAAGCGGGTCGCGTCGACGAAGCACGACGGTTGCTGCGCCAACTGGCCAGGGACGCGCCTGCTTTCGTCGATACCGCCCACCGTTTCGCTGCCGCAAATGTCGTGGAGTCTGGTTTGTGCAAAGAGATTCTCCCCGAGACCTGA
- the tsaD gene encoding tRNA (adenosine(37)-N6)-threonylcarbamoyltransferase complex transferase subunit TsaD — MRVLGIETSCDETGVAIVDAEAGLLAHRLYSQVDLHALYGGVVPELASRDHIRRILPLLREVLDEAGVEGPELSAVAFTAGPGLLGALLTGASVARALAYGWGVPALAVHHLEGHLLAPLLDDARLSFPFLVLLVSGGHTQLILARELGEYELLGESIDDAAGEAFDKTAKLLGLGYPGGPALSRLAETGAAGSLRLPRPMLDRPGLDMSFSGLKTAVLTAVQKGEYAPAAVARAFEEAVTDTLVEKTRRALEASRAPALVVAGGVAANRRLRAGLEAMAGAQGVPVFFPRPAFCTDNGAMIALAGLRRLQAGGADSGLAIRARARWPLAELTLEHSV, encoded by the coding sequence ATGCGCGTACTTGGAATCGAGACCTCCTGTGACGAGACGGGCGTCGCGATCGTCGACGCCGAAGCGGGTCTGCTGGCGCACCGGCTGTACAGCCAGGTGGATCTGCACGCGCTGTATGGCGGGGTGGTCCCCGAGCTAGCGTCGCGCGATCACATCCGGCGCATCCTGCCGCTGCTGCGCGAGGTGCTGGACGAGGCAGGCGTGGAGGGCCCGGAACTGTCTGCGGTCGCCTTCACTGCGGGCCCGGGCCTGCTAGGGGCCTTGCTGACCGGCGCCTCGGTTGCGCGTGCATTGGCCTATGGCTGGGGTGTGCCCGCGCTGGCGGTGCATCACCTGGAGGGCCACCTGCTCGCACCGTTGCTGGACGACGCCCGGCTATCGTTCCCGTTCCTCGTGCTGCTGGTTTCCGGCGGGCATACCCAGCTGATCCTGGCGCGGGAGCTCGGTGAATACGAGTTGCTGGGTGAAAGCATCGACGACGCGGCGGGTGAGGCCTTCGACAAGACGGCCAAGCTGCTGGGCCTGGGCTACCCCGGCGGCCCGGCGCTGTCGCGGCTAGCCGAGACCGGCGCAGCGGGCAGCCTGCGGCTGCCGCGGCCGATGCTTGACCGGCCGGGTCTGGACATGAGTTTCTCGGGGTTGAAGACGGCGGTGCTGACTGCGGTGCAGAAAGGCGAGTACGCTCCGGCGGCAGTCGCGCGGGCCTTCGAGGAGGCGGTCACGGACACGCTCGTCGAGAAGACACGCAGAGCACTGGAGGCCAGCCGGGCACCCGCGCTGGTGGTGGCAGGAGGCGTGGCCGCGAACCGGCGGCTGCGCGCGGGCCTCGAGGCCATGGCGGGGGCACAGGGGGTTCCGGTGTTCTTTCCGCGGCCCGCGTTCTGTACCGACAATGGTGCGATGATCGCGCTTGCAGGGCTGCGCCGCCTGCAGGCCGGTGGCGCAGACAGTGGGCTGGCCATCCGCGCCCGCGCCCGCTGGCCGCTGGCCGAGTTGACTCTGGAGCACTCGGTGTGA